ccCTTAATTCTTCATCTACACCATCGAACCGTCCACCGTCAAATCCCGTATTGCCAAACTCGGAATACATGGATGTTGACTTTGGCAGCGGCAGTGCCGTCGACTCCGCCTTCTCCGCTTTCTTGACAGGATCGTCGTAGAGCCTTGGGCGAAGTTGTCGGCGGTAGTACTCCACCCGATCTTCTTTAGTCTTGGCGTCGTAAATAGGATTGTCAAGGGGGTCGTGGAGGTGGACGACGGCGGAGGGACCACCGGTATAGGAAGCGATCGTGGTGAAGGTACTGGTGGTCTTGATAGAAGGGTTGCGAGTGTGACGGGATGAATGGAGGTCGTAGACGGACTCGTCAGCGCGCTTGAAGGTGGCAGTGCTGCGAGCTGGACGGGAGGAATGGAGGTTGTGGACAGGCTCATCAGCACGCTTGGAGGTGGCAGTGTTGCGAGCTGGGCGAATCGTTGGGATGGGTGAGGGTGGGCTGGGGGAACGAACCTCAGGCGTAAGATAAAACTCAGGCGTGGGACGGCGAGTGCTTGTTGGCCTAATGGTGTCGACGGAACAAGTTGAGTCGGCAGTTGTCCACTTTGTTTTCTGTGGAGCTGGCGCAATGCCTGGTTCCTGCCGTAACAGTGGGTGGACGTCTTGCTGGTCATACGGGCCTCCAGAAACTCGTTCGCGCATATGTGGCAACTCAAAACCAAGTTTGTCCGCTGGCGAGAGCAGCTCTGCCTTGCTTGAACGGGGTTCAGGACCAAGGTTCGCATCGCGTCTATCTCGGCTAACATTGGTAGAAGAACGAGCCTGAGGGTCCAAACGGCTAGCCTCCTTCGCCATCATAGGACGTTGGCTATCGATGCTGGGGCGGTACATAGCAGTCTGAGGCGTGCCCTGTACTGTTGTCCCATCGAGCGACTGGAGAAGAACACGTTGCTCATCCTTCCATTCGCACCTCAGCTGTTTCATCTTCAGACCCAATTCTCCGGCGTAAGAAAGAGTGGTGTCCCCGTCGTGAGTTGCCTTGACCCAATATCGGACGAATCGGAGGCGTTTGGAACGTGTCTTTTTCCATCCGCCGGTGCTAGTGAGTGACTTGGTGTTGAAGCGACCAACCATGTTTGCGAAGAGAGCGAACAGAACGTGCTCGTCGGAGCCAATCCGTGCCATCATGCATGCTGGACATCCGTCTCGCTGGTACTCCCATTGCGATCCATGGGAAACAGGCTCATGACCTGGAGGCGCAGACGCCTCAAGGCTAAAGTCCACATTCCACATTTCCAGCACTGGCTCTAGTTGGCGCACATTCCACTCCTGTTTTGCGGTTAGACGGTTGGACATGATAAGAGGATACAAGAACTTGCCAATGGCGCCTTCAAACTCGTGCCGTAACCATTGCCATATATCATTGATCAGGTTGTGGTTGAGCCCCTTGTGCATAGAGCATAGGTTCGTAGAACCGAAAGATAGTCGCGACGAGCGGAGGCGGCTAGGCAGGTTGTGTATGTCTTCCTTGGTATGTTTTCGATAAGACGCCTCCTTGCGCTCAAAACGCTCATCAGTAGGATCAGGAACATGGCGGAGGATACGAACAAGACGTTTCATATCGCTGCCGCGGAGGCGACGGGTATCCATACGGTGCAGAAAAGTAGGCATCTTGGTGTTGTCGAAACTCTGTGTGAATGCGGTGCTTTGTGGGTGGTTGAAATGAAAGGAACTGGTGAGTGGTCTGTCGCTGGAGAAACTATTATCACAATTATAAATAGTAGCGTGACTAGACATCGTGAAAGTACGACGGTGAAACTGTTATGCACTAAGAACGCAAGTGAATCGGGGGGTATTTCTGGGTAGGTTGTAAGAATTGTCAATGAAGATGAACAATGTATGAACAATGTATGAGCAATGTACTGAGCAGGAGAGGATCGAACTTCATACACAGTGACCCAAGACAGTAAGGATGGGAGTAAGACGATGTTTCAGACGCCGTAGTCAGAGATACTCATATAGCTCTGTCAACAGCAGCATTTCTTATTAGGACGTTGTGGAATTCCGCATGACCTGATTCACACTGCAACGCTAGGGAATCACAAGGCGATGCCTAGTAGAGTCTATAGTGAAATCCGAGTTCATTAATTGAATGTAACCGCCCAGAGAACGCCATCCCAGGAATCGTACAGTACATGAGCGAATGCTGAAGGGAAATAGGCCGTTTTCTAAGTGGCGCGAAACTGGGGCGAAGATGGGCCTCCAGAAGATGCAGAAAAGTAGGGCAAGACTGCGAACGGACCAGAATGATTCGGGGCCTATCCACCAAAGAACTATACATTACCTATAGCGGCAGAATGATGTCTTTTTACATATGAACTAATTGAACAATCAATGTGAGCTTTCCAGCCCTAAAACATTTGCTCTCCTACCATGCAGGTTCTGGTTGACCTTATTTGTCAGGTCCTTGAAGTTTGTGCCCGCCGAAATGCTGCTCGCCTTCTTGCGCGAAATgcgaggtgttgatgcgCCTTGCGGTAGCGCGCCCTCATCTTGTGACAGAGGAGAGGTTGTGACACTTGTGGCAGACACTGCCGTAGATGCACTCTCCTTGTCTTGATCAAGCTTGTGCTGTGCGGTGAGACGGGCACGCTCGTATTTCGCGGTCACGTCGCCCTTGTACATCGTTCCGCCGATCCGGTCGAGATAGACGAAGTATGGCTGCGAGAAGTTGGTCTTGATACCCCAGCTCTGGTggtggatgtcgtggtaggCGGCATTGTTGGGGAAAATCCAGTGGATGGGGTCGTAGGGGAATGCGTAACCGCCGTGATCAAGAACTGTCTTGATGGTGGAGCCCGTGAAGAACCACATGGACTGTCGCATGGTCATACCAGTAAGCAGGTAGCTCAGACCAGCACCCAGCGTGTCGAGGGCGAAACCCTCGAGCGGGTGGTTGTACAGAGCGCCGTAAGCATATGGGACGTAGAGACGGTGGTGGCGCGAATGGAAAGTCACTATATAGATTAGTGGAAGAAGATGTTGAGTTTACATCGACCGGAGCTTACCGTATAGCCACTTGTTGAGATGCATGGCGCGGTGCAGCATGTACTCCCACGCATCCATGATGACAATAGCAGCGCTGAATTGGATGGCAGGAATCGCATACCAGTACACGAAGCTAGCGACGGCCAACTCCCAGGAAGCA
The sequence above is a segment of the Pyrenophora tritici-repentis strain M4 chromosome 3, whole genome shotgun sequence genome. Coding sequences within it:
- a CDS encoding Tymo-45kd-70kd multi-domain protein produces the protein MPTFLHRMDTRRLRGSDMKRLVRILRHVPDPTDERFERKEASYRKHTKEDIHNLPSRLRSSRLSFGSTNLCSMHKGLNHNLINDIWQWLRHEFEGAIGKFLYPLIMSNRLTAKQEWNVRQLEPVLEMWNVDFSLEASAPPGHEPVSHGSQWEYQRDGCPACMMARIGSDEHVLFALFANMVGRFNTKSLTSTGGWKKTRSKRLRFVRYWVKATHDGDTTLSYAGELGLKMKQLRCEWKDEQRVLLQSLDGTTVQGTPQTAMYRPSIDSQRPMMAKEASRLDPQARSSTNVSRDRRDANLGPEPRSSKAELLSPADKLGFELPHMRERVSGGPYDQQDVHPLLRQEPGIAPAPQKTKWTTADSTCSVDTIRPTSTRRPTPEFYLTPEVRSPSPPSPIPTIRPARNTATSKRADEPVHNLHSSRPARSTATFKRADESVYDLHSSRHTRNPSIKTTSTFTTIASYTGGPSAVVHLHDPLDNPIYDAKTKEDRVEYYRRQLRPRLYDDPVKKAEKAESTALPLPKSTSMYSEFGNTGFDGGRFDGVDEELREEEREEWEREVTEEDCDDEDGSDDEA
- a CDS encoding sphingosine hydroxylase — translated: MASANTTSYDLPPLPEYTLRPLEPLTSWASDAFIQAALPVFGYWIVSLIFHAIDTYDLFPQYRLHTPAEVLKRNHVSRYEVLRDVILQQIIQIIASFSLSLFDEAPAIGKADYDVAWYAQQLRVAQRGIPYVLSAVGIDPIALASKVAASQPMLSCALVGGKYPSLLQTATIAGEQSLVPAFASWELAVASFVYWYAIPAIQFSAAIVIMDAWEYMLHRAMHLNKWLYVTFHSRHHRLYVPYAYGALYNHPLEGFALDTLGAGLSYLLTGMTMRQSMWFFTGSTIKTVLDHGGYAFPYDPIHWIFPNNAAYHDIHHQSWGIKTNFSQPYFVYLDRIGGTMYKGDVTAKYERARLTAQHKLDQDKESASTAVSATSVTTSPLSQDEGALPQGASTPRISRKKASSISAGTNFKDLTNKVNQNLHGRRANVLGLESSH